The following are from one region of the Falco cherrug isolate bFalChe1 chromosome 19, bFalChe1.pri, whole genome shotgun sequence genome:
- the LOC114014646 gene encoding uncharacterized protein LOC114014646 yields the protein MAGARATLLCWALLAAPRGLQLCHGMKWLEGVKGQSLCFPALRSISANIVRVTWRFGGTHIAEAKPTKSMFTFSLLPRFHGRLLIHPSNLSLEIRLLRLEDTGNYEVTVDTLSDPTKPKTFYYYLMVHDGSSETVTRTGGTGGHSRSTVAPWEATKPHGRDTVTQGTGGGQPLDKGGRSGMCPAQNGYCVVKGYLVAVIFGLLLLVVAAVHIVTRDSHQAGG from the exons ATGGCCGGAGCCAGGGCCACGCTGCtttgctgggcactgctggcagcacccaggg gtctgcagctctgccacGGCATGAAGTGGCTGGAGGGGGTGAAGGGACAGTCCCTGTGCTTCCCAGCCCTGCGCTCCATCTCTGCGAACATCGTGAGGGTCACCTGGAGGTTCGGAGGCACCCACATAGCCGAGGCCAAGCCCACGAAGAGCATGTTCACTTTCAGCCTCCTGCCGAGGTTCCACGGCCGGCTGCTCATCCACCCCAGCAACCTCTCACTGGAGATCAggctgctgaggctggaggaCACCGGGAATTATGAGGTGACCGTGGACACTTTGTCCGACCCCACCAAGCCGAAGACCTTTTACTACTATTTGATGGTTCATG ATGGCTCATCTGAGACAGTGACCAGGACCGGTGGCACAGGAGGACACAGCAGGAGCACTGTGGCACCCTGGGAAGCGACCAAGCCACATGGCAGAGACACCGTGACACAGGGCACAGGTGGGGGGCAGCCCCTGGACAAGGGGGGGAGGTCGGGGATGTGCCCAGCACAGAATGGCTACTGCGTGGTGAAGGGCTATCTGGTGGCCGTCATctttgggctgctgctgctggtggtggccgCCGTCCACATCGTGACCAGGGACAGCCACCAAGCTGGGGGGTGA
- the LOC102059219 gene encoding natural killer cell receptor 2B4-like isoform X2, giving the protein MSSPTGTSAPILEEGWPGGQQGGGDHMEVEDAKEPQEGEKVAGGQSPSPRGSAPPWLQGPCSSATRRCTSMGGPGCSPALLVLLCLVLLPAASDQECVEYQEQAVAAGRVLQLLPERPPLEWAKVEWRAQLDAGHRQRILTAEKNSVASPPRGHFSGRATFQQETLSLWISPVSAADSGTYEAGFEDASGSITALCFQVSVWEPIGQLLLEARILHWEQGWCNLSLLCTVPSTGSVSYSWSCSGDALGALGHQPRLHLQLRGDANSTVCRCNASNAVSWDTASTDAGAACRAAAPGCVEQSLTVYNEVGKAETAQDPNGTGEVALEGNTIYAVICPKTLGPSCHRGPENTTIYSMVQPTGKSSVRRKRLDPALFSTAYVDVMDTGLVGR; this is encoded by the exons ATGTCCTCCCCCACGGGGACCTCAGCACCCATCCTGGAAGAGGGGTGGCCTGGGGGGCAACAGGGTGGAGGAGACCACATGGAAGTGGAGGATGCGAAGGAACcgcaggagggagagaaagtCGCTGGTGGACAGTCACCATCTCCGAGGGGTTCTGCacctccctggctgcagggacctTGCTCCAGTGCCACCAGGAGATGCACCAGCATGGGGGGACCCGGGTGCTCACCCGCATTGTtggtgctgctgtgcctggtgctgctgcccgCTGCCAGTGACCAAG AATGCGTGGAATACCAGGAGCAAGCCGTGGCTGCTGGCAGAGTGTTGCAGCTGCTGCCGGAGAGACCCCCGCTGGAGTGGGCAAAAGTCGAATGGAGAGCGCAGCTGGATGCGGGACACCGGCAGCGGATCCTGACGGCTGAGAAGAACAGCGTAGCCTCACCCCCCAGGGGTCACTTTTCTGGGAGAGCTACTTTCCAGCAGGAGACCCTCTCCCTGTGGATCAGCCCAGTTAGCGCGGCAGACAGTGGGACCTATGAGGCAGGATTTGAGGATGCCTCAGGCTCGATTACTGCCCTGTGCTTCCAGGTGTCGGTGTGGG AGCCCATCGGCCAGCTGCTCCTGGAGGCACGCATCCTgcactgggagcagggctggtgcaACCTCTCGCTGCTCTGCACCGTGCCCAGCACCGGCAGCGTCTCCTACAGCTGGTCCTGCAGCGGGGATGCCCTGGGAGCCCTGGGCCACCAGCCCCGGCTGCACCTGCAGCTCCGTGGGGATGCCAACTCCACCGTCTGCCGCTGCAACGCCAGTAACGCGGTGAGCTGGGACACGGCCAGCACCGACGCCGGGGCAGCCTGCCGTGCTGCGGCCCCAG GATGCGTTGAGCAGAGTCTGACTGTCTATAACGAGGTGGGAAAAGCCGAAACTGCTCAAGACCCT AATGGGACTGGTGAGGTCGCCCTGGAAGGAAACACCATCTATGCCGTCATCTGCCCCAAAACACTG GGACCCAGCTGCCATCGGGGGCCTGAAAACACCACCATCTACTCCATGGTTCAGCCCACTGGGAAG TCTTCTGTCAGGAGGAAAAGGCTGGACCCAGCTCTGTTTTCCACTGCCTACGTAGATGTCATGGACACTGGACTGGTGGGGAGATGA
- the LOC102059219 gene encoding natural killer cell receptor 2B4-like isoform X3, protein MCSMAVPRKECVEYQEQAVAAGRVLQLLPERPPLEWAKVEWRAQLDAGHRQRILTAEKNSVASPPRGHFSGRATFQQETLSLWISPVSAADSGTYEAGFEDASGSITALCFQVSVWEPIGQLLLEARILHWEQGWCNLSLLCTVPSTGSVSYSWSCSGDALGALGHQPRLHLQLRGDANSTVCRCNASNAVSWDTASTDAGAACRAAAPGLFRIIPWGIVAVSLGLALAISVALVVTCCWWRKRRKDPPGGCVEQSLTVYNEVGKAETAQDPNGTGEVALEGNTIYAVICPKTLGPSCHRGPENTTIYSMVQPTGKSSVRRKRLDPALFSTAYVDVMDTGLVGR, encoded by the exons ATGTGCTCCATGGCTGTCCCAAGGAAAG AATGCGTGGAATACCAGGAGCAAGCCGTGGCTGCTGGCAGAGTGTTGCAGCTGCTGCCGGAGAGACCCCCGCTGGAGTGGGCAAAAGTCGAATGGAGAGCGCAGCTGGATGCGGGACACCGGCAGCGGATCCTGACGGCTGAGAAGAACAGCGTAGCCTCACCCCCCAGGGGTCACTTTTCTGGGAGAGCTACTTTCCAGCAGGAGACCCTCTCCCTGTGGATCAGCCCAGTTAGCGCGGCAGACAGTGGGACCTATGAGGCAGGATTTGAGGATGCCTCAGGCTCGATTACTGCCCTGTGCTTCCAGGTGTCGGTGTGGG AGCCCATCGGCCAGCTGCTCCTGGAGGCACGCATCCTgcactgggagcagggctggtgcaACCTCTCGCTGCTCTGCACCGTGCCCAGCACCGGCAGCGTCTCCTACAGCTGGTCCTGCAGCGGGGATGCCCTGGGAGCCCTGGGCCACCAGCCCCGGCTGCACCTGCAGCTCCGTGGGGATGCCAACTCCACCGTCTGCCGCTGCAACGCCAGTAACGCGGTGAGCTGGGACACGGCCAGCACCGACGCCGGGGCAGCCTGCCGTGCTGCGGCCCCAG GGCTTTTCAGAATCATTCCATGGGGGATAGTGGCCgtgtccctggggctggcacTGGCCATCTCTGTAGCCCTCGTTGTcacctgctgctggtggaggaAGCGACGAAAGGACCCTCCAGGAG GATGCGTTGAGCAGAGTCTGACTGTCTATAACGAGGTGGGAAAAGCCGAAACTGCTCAAGACCCT AATGGGACTGGTGAGGTCGCCCTGGAAGGAAACACCATCTATGCCGTCATCTGCCCCAAAACACTG GGACCCAGCTGCCATCGGGGGCCTGAAAACACCACCATCTACTCCATGGTTCAGCCCACTGGGAAG TCTTCTGTCAGGAGGAAAAGGCTGGACCCAGCTCTGTTTTCCACTGCCTACGTAGATGTCATGGACACTGGACTGGTGGGGAGATGA
- the LOC102059219 gene encoding natural killer cell receptor 2B4-like isoform X1 — translation MSSPTGTSAPILEEGWPGGQQGGGDHMEVEDAKEPQEGEKVAGGQSPSPRGSAPPWLQGPCSSATRRCTSMGGPGCSPALLVLLCLVLLPAASDQECVEYQEQAVAAGRVLQLLPERPPLEWAKVEWRAQLDAGHRQRILTAEKNSVASPPRGHFSGRATFQQETLSLWISPVSAADSGTYEAGFEDASGSITALCFQVSVWEPIGQLLLEARILHWEQGWCNLSLLCTVPSTGSVSYSWSCSGDALGALGHQPRLHLQLRGDANSTVCRCNASNAVSWDTASTDAGAACRAAAPGLFRIIPWGIVAVSLGLALAISVALVVTCCWWRKRRKDPPGGCVEQSLTVYNEVGKAETAQDPNGTGEVALEGNTIYAVICPKTLGPSCHRGPENTTIYSMVQPTGKSSVRRKRLDPALFSTAYVDVMDTGLVGR, via the exons ATGTCCTCCCCCACGGGGACCTCAGCACCCATCCTGGAAGAGGGGTGGCCTGGGGGGCAACAGGGTGGAGGAGACCACATGGAAGTGGAGGATGCGAAGGAACcgcaggagggagagaaagtCGCTGGTGGACAGTCACCATCTCCGAGGGGTTCTGCacctccctggctgcagggacctTGCTCCAGTGCCACCAGGAGATGCACCAGCATGGGGGGACCCGGGTGCTCACCCGCATTGTtggtgctgctgtgcctggtgctgctgcccgCTGCCAGTGACCAAG AATGCGTGGAATACCAGGAGCAAGCCGTGGCTGCTGGCAGAGTGTTGCAGCTGCTGCCGGAGAGACCCCCGCTGGAGTGGGCAAAAGTCGAATGGAGAGCGCAGCTGGATGCGGGACACCGGCAGCGGATCCTGACGGCTGAGAAGAACAGCGTAGCCTCACCCCCCAGGGGTCACTTTTCTGGGAGAGCTACTTTCCAGCAGGAGACCCTCTCCCTGTGGATCAGCCCAGTTAGCGCGGCAGACAGTGGGACCTATGAGGCAGGATTTGAGGATGCCTCAGGCTCGATTACTGCCCTGTGCTTCCAGGTGTCGGTGTGGG AGCCCATCGGCCAGCTGCTCCTGGAGGCACGCATCCTgcactgggagcagggctggtgcaACCTCTCGCTGCTCTGCACCGTGCCCAGCACCGGCAGCGTCTCCTACAGCTGGTCCTGCAGCGGGGATGCCCTGGGAGCCCTGGGCCACCAGCCCCGGCTGCACCTGCAGCTCCGTGGGGATGCCAACTCCACCGTCTGCCGCTGCAACGCCAGTAACGCGGTGAGCTGGGACACGGCCAGCACCGACGCCGGGGCAGCCTGCCGTGCTGCGGCCCCAG GGCTTTTCAGAATCATTCCATGGGGGATAGTGGCCgtgtccctggggctggcacTGGCCATCTCTGTAGCCCTCGTTGTcacctgctgctggtggaggaAGCGACGAAAGGACCCTCCAGGAG GATGCGTTGAGCAGAGTCTGACTGTCTATAACGAGGTGGGAAAAGCCGAAACTGCTCAAGACCCT AATGGGACTGGTGAGGTCGCCCTGGAAGGAAACACCATCTATGCCGTCATCTGCCCCAAAACACTG GGACCCAGCTGCCATCGGGGGCCTGAAAACACCACCATCTACTCCATGGTTCAGCCCACTGGGAAG TCTTCTGTCAGGAGGAAAAGGCTGGACCCAGCTCTGTTTTCCACTGCCTACGTAGATGTCATGGACACTGGACTGGTGGGGAGATGA